The Astyanax mexicanus isolate ESR-SI-001 chromosome 14, AstMex3_surface, whole genome shotgun sequence genome window below encodes:
- the syncripl gene encoding synaptotagmin binding, cytoplasmic RNA interacting protein, like isoform X3 codes for MATEHINGNGTEEPMETSAAVTHSEHFQTLLDAGLPRKVAVKLDEIYIAGLVSHSDLDDRAIEALKEFNEEGALQVLLQFKDSDLSHVQNKSAFLCGVMKTYRQREKQGTKVSDSNKGPDEAKIKALLERTGYTLDVTTGQRKYGGPPPESTHSGAQPSVGTEIFVGKIPRDLFEDELVPLFEKAGPIWDLRLMMDPLSGLNRGYAFVTFCTKEAAQEAVKLCNNNEIRPGKHIGVCISVANNRLFVGSIPKSKTKEQIVDEFAKVTEGLNDVILYHQPDDKKKNRGFCFLEYEDHKTAAQARRRLMSGKVKVWGNVVTVEWADPIEDPDPEVMAKVKVLFVRNLASTVSEELLEKTFSQFGKLERVKKLKDYAFIHFEERDGAVKALAEMNGKDLEGEQIEIVFAKPPDQKRKERKAQRQAAKTQMPFWDFPRYDDYYYYGPPHMPPPARGRGRGGRGGFSYPHDYYGYENYYDYYGYDYHNYRGGYEDPYYGYEDFQARGRGGRGNRGSALSRGRGAATARGRASFSQRGAPGSSRGARGSRGGTQQRGRVQGKGVEAGPDQLQ; via the exons ATGGCCACAGAGCATATAAATGGAAACGGTACTGAAGAACCAATGGAGACTTCGGCTGCAGTTACCCATTCAGAACACTTCCAGACATTATTAGACGCTGGGTTACCTAGAAAAGTTGCTGTCAAACTAGATGAAATTTACATAGCAG GTCTGGTCTCACATAGTGATCTTGATGATCGGGCAATTGAAGCTCTAAAGGAATTCAACGAAGAAGGTGCTCTGCAAGTCCTCCTGCAATTTAAAGACAGTGACCTTTCACATGTTCAG aacaaaAGTGCCTTTCTCTGTGGAGTTATGAAGACGTACAGGCAGAGGGAGAAGCAGGGGACCAAAGTGTCAGATTCTAATAAAGGACCAGATGaggcaaaaatcaaa GCTTTGCTTGAGAGAACTGGATACACCCTTGATGTGACAACAGGCCAGAGGAAGTATGGTGGTCCCCCTCCAGAATCAACCCACTCAGGTGCACAACCCTCCGTTGGCACAGAG ATTTTTGTGGGAAAAATCCCTAGAGATCTCTTTGAGGATGAGCTAGTCCCGCTCTTTGAAAAAGCAGGGCCTATATGGGACTTGCGTCTAATGATGGACCCACTCAGTGGCCTGAACAGGGGTTATGCCTTTGTTACTTTTTGCACTAAAGAGGCTGCTCAGGAGGCAGTTAAGTTG TGTAACAACAATGAGATACGCCCTGGCAAACACATTGGCGTGTGCATCTCTGTCGCCAATAATAGGCTGTTTGTGGGATCCATCCCCAAGAGCAAAACCAAGGAGCAGATAGTTGATGAATTTGCCAAAGTTACAG AGGGGCTGAATGATGTAATTTTATACCATCAGCCTGATGACAAGAAGAAAAATAGAGGTTTCTGCTTTTTGGAGTATGAAGATCACAAAACAGCAGCACAAGCACGGCGTAGGTTGATGAGTGGCAAGGTGAAGGTGTGGGGAAATGTGGTGACTGTGGAGTGGGCCGACCCCATTGAGGACCCTGACCCAGAGGTTATGGCCAAG GTTAAAGTACTTTTTGTAAGAAACCTTGCAAGCACTGTATCAGAAGAGCTCTTAGAAAAAACATTCAGCCAGTTTGGCAAGCTGGAAAGGGTCAAGAAGCTTAAAGATTATGCCTTTATTCACTTTGAGGAGAGAGATGGTGCTGTTAAG GCCTTAGCTGAAATGAATGGTAAAGATTTGGAAGGAGAACAAATCGAAATCGTCTTTGCCAAACCCCCTGATCAGAAGAGGAAGGAGCGGAAAGCTCAGAGACAAGCAGCCAAGACCCAGAT GCCTTTCTGGGACTTCCCCAggtatgatgattattattactatggCCCAccacacatgcctcctccggcaagaggaagaggaagaggaggcagGGGAGGCTTTTCATATCCCCACGACTACTACGGCTACGAGAATTACTATGATTACTACGGCTACGACTATCACAACTACAGAGGAGGCTATGAAGATCCATACTATGGGTATGAAGACTTTCAAGCCAGAGGAAGAGGTGGTCGTGGAAACCGTGGTTCTGCACTTTCCAGGGGACGTGGAGCAGCCACTGCCAGAGGACGAGCCAGTTTCTCCCAGCGCGGAGCCCCAGGATCCAGCAGAGGTGCACGTGGGTCCAGAGGAGGAACTCAGCAGAGAGGCCGTGTG cAGGGAAAGGGGGTCGAGGCTGGTCCTGACCAGTTACAGTGA
- the syncripl gene encoding synaptotagmin binding, cytoplasmic RNA interacting protein, like isoform X4, producing the protein MATEHINGNGTEEPMETSAAVTHSEHFQTLLDAGLPRKVAVKLDEIYIAGLVSHSDLDDRAIEALKEFNEEGALQVLLQFKDSDLSHVQNKSAFLCGVMKTYRQREKQGTKVSDSNKGPDEAKIKALLERTGYTLDVTTGQRKYGGPPPESTHSGAQPSVGTEIFVGKIPRDLFEDELVPLFEKAGPIWDLRLMMDPLSGLNRGYAFVTFCTKEAAQEAVKLCNNNEIRPGKHIGVCISVANNRLFVGSIPKSKTKEQIVDEFAKVTEGLNDVILYHQPDDKKKNRGFCFLEYEDHKTAAQARRRLMSGKVKVWGNVVTVEWADPIEDPDPEVMAKVKVLFVRNLASTVSEELLEKTFSQFGKLERVKKLKDYAFIHFEERDGAVKALAEMNGKDLEGEQIEIVFAKPPDQKRKERKAQRQAAKTQMPFWDFPRYDDYYYYGPPHMPPPARGRGRGGRGGFSYPHDYYGYENYYDYYGYDYHNYRGGYEDPYYGYEDFQARGRGGRGNRGSALSRGRGAATARGRASFSQRGAPGSSRGARGSRGGTQQRGRVGKGVEAGPDQLQ; encoded by the exons ATGGCCACAGAGCATATAAATGGAAACGGTACTGAAGAACCAATGGAGACTTCGGCTGCAGTTACCCATTCAGAACACTTCCAGACATTATTAGACGCTGGGTTACCTAGAAAAGTTGCTGTCAAACTAGATGAAATTTACATAGCAG GTCTGGTCTCACATAGTGATCTTGATGATCGGGCAATTGAAGCTCTAAAGGAATTCAACGAAGAAGGTGCTCTGCAAGTCCTCCTGCAATTTAAAGACAGTGACCTTTCACATGTTCAG aacaaaAGTGCCTTTCTCTGTGGAGTTATGAAGACGTACAGGCAGAGGGAGAAGCAGGGGACCAAAGTGTCAGATTCTAATAAAGGACCAGATGaggcaaaaatcaaa GCTTTGCTTGAGAGAACTGGATACACCCTTGATGTGACAACAGGCCAGAGGAAGTATGGTGGTCCCCCTCCAGAATCAACCCACTCAGGTGCACAACCCTCCGTTGGCACAGAG ATTTTTGTGGGAAAAATCCCTAGAGATCTCTTTGAGGATGAGCTAGTCCCGCTCTTTGAAAAAGCAGGGCCTATATGGGACTTGCGTCTAATGATGGACCCACTCAGTGGCCTGAACAGGGGTTATGCCTTTGTTACTTTTTGCACTAAAGAGGCTGCTCAGGAGGCAGTTAAGTTG TGTAACAACAATGAGATACGCCCTGGCAAACACATTGGCGTGTGCATCTCTGTCGCCAATAATAGGCTGTTTGTGGGATCCATCCCCAAGAGCAAAACCAAGGAGCAGATAGTTGATGAATTTGCCAAAGTTACAG AGGGGCTGAATGATGTAATTTTATACCATCAGCCTGATGACAAGAAGAAAAATAGAGGTTTCTGCTTTTTGGAGTATGAAGATCACAAAACAGCAGCACAAGCACGGCGTAGGTTGATGAGTGGCAAGGTGAAGGTGTGGGGAAATGTGGTGACTGTGGAGTGGGCCGACCCCATTGAGGACCCTGACCCAGAGGTTATGGCCAAG GTTAAAGTACTTTTTGTAAGAAACCTTGCAAGCACTGTATCAGAAGAGCTCTTAGAAAAAACATTCAGCCAGTTTGGCAAGCTGGAAAGGGTCAAGAAGCTTAAAGATTATGCCTTTATTCACTTTGAGGAGAGAGATGGTGCTGTTAAG GCCTTAGCTGAAATGAATGGTAAAGATTTGGAAGGAGAACAAATCGAAATCGTCTTTGCCAAACCCCCTGATCAGAAGAGGAAGGAGCGGAAAGCTCAGAGACAAGCAGCCAAGACCCAGAT GCCTTTCTGGGACTTCCCCAggtatgatgattattattactatggCCCAccacacatgcctcctccggcaagaggaagaggaagaggaggcagGGGAGGCTTTTCATATCCCCACGACTACTACGGCTACGAGAATTACTATGATTACTACGGCTACGACTATCACAACTACAGAGGAGGCTATGAAGATCCATACTATGGGTATGAAGACTTTCAAGCCAGAGGAAGAGGTGGTCGTGGAAACCGTGGTTCTGCACTTTCCAGGGGACGTGGAGCAGCCACTGCCAGAGGACGAGCCAGTTTCTCCCAGCGCGGAGCCCCAGGATCCAGCAGAGGTGCACGTGGGTCCAGAGGAGGAACTCAGCAGAGAGGCCGTGTG GGAAAGGGGGTCGAGGCTGGTCCTGACCAGTTACAGTGA
- the syncripl gene encoding synaptotagmin binding, cytoplasmic RNA interacting protein, like isoform X1 — protein sequence MATEHINGNGTEEPMETSAAVTHSEHFQTLLDAGLPRKVAVKLDEIYIAGLVSHSDLDDRAIEALKEFNEEGALQVLLQFKDSDLSHVQNKSAFLCGVMKTYRQREKQGTKVSDSNKGPDEAKIKALLERTGYTLDVTTGQRKYGGPPPESTHSGAQPSVGTEIFVGKIPRDLFEDELVPLFEKAGPIWDLRLMMDPLSGLNRGYAFVTFCTKEAAQEAVKLCNNNEIRPGKHIGVCISVANNRLFVGSIPKSKTKEQIVDEFAKVTEGLNDVILYHQPDDKKKNRGFCFLEYEDHKTAAQARRRLMSGKVKVWGNVVTVEWADPIEDPDPEVMAKVKVLFVRNLASTVSEELLEKTFSQFGKLERVKKLKDYAFIHFEERDGAVKALAEMNGKDLEGEQIEIVFAKPPDQKRKERKAQRQAAKTQMPFWDFPRYDDYYYYGPPHMPPPARGRGRGGRGGFSYPHDYYGYENYYDYYGYDYHNYRGGYEDPYYGYEDFQARGRGGRGNRGSALSRGRGAATARGRASFSQRGAPGSSRGARGSRGGTQQRGRVAPCGRNGPKQGKGVEAGPDQLQ from the exons ATGGCCACAGAGCATATAAATGGAAACGGTACTGAAGAACCAATGGAGACTTCGGCTGCAGTTACCCATTCAGAACACTTCCAGACATTATTAGACGCTGGGTTACCTAGAAAAGTTGCTGTCAAACTAGATGAAATTTACATAGCAG GTCTGGTCTCACATAGTGATCTTGATGATCGGGCAATTGAAGCTCTAAAGGAATTCAACGAAGAAGGTGCTCTGCAAGTCCTCCTGCAATTTAAAGACAGTGACCTTTCACATGTTCAG aacaaaAGTGCCTTTCTCTGTGGAGTTATGAAGACGTACAGGCAGAGGGAGAAGCAGGGGACCAAAGTGTCAGATTCTAATAAAGGACCAGATGaggcaaaaatcaaa GCTTTGCTTGAGAGAACTGGATACACCCTTGATGTGACAACAGGCCAGAGGAAGTATGGTGGTCCCCCTCCAGAATCAACCCACTCAGGTGCACAACCCTCCGTTGGCACAGAG ATTTTTGTGGGAAAAATCCCTAGAGATCTCTTTGAGGATGAGCTAGTCCCGCTCTTTGAAAAAGCAGGGCCTATATGGGACTTGCGTCTAATGATGGACCCACTCAGTGGCCTGAACAGGGGTTATGCCTTTGTTACTTTTTGCACTAAAGAGGCTGCTCAGGAGGCAGTTAAGTTG TGTAACAACAATGAGATACGCCCTGGCAAACACATTGGCGTGTGCATCTCTGTCGCCAATAATAGGCTGTTTGTGGGATCCATCCCCAAGAGCAAAACCAAGGAGCAGATAGTTGATGAATTTGCCAAAGTTACAG AGGGGCTGAATGATGTAATTTTATACCATCAGCCTGATGACAAGAAGAAAAATAGAGGTTTCTGCTTTTTGGAGTATGAAGATCACAAAACAGCAGCACAAGCACGGCGTAGGTTGATGAGTGGCAAGGTGAAGGTGTGGGGAAATGTGGTGACTGTGGAGTGGGCCGACCCCATTGAGGACCCTGACCCAGAGGTTATGGCCAAG GTTAAAGTACTTTTTGTAAGAAACCTTGCAAGCACTGTATCAGAAGAGCTCTTAGAAAAAACATTCAGCCAGTTTGGCAAGCTGGAAAGGGTCAAGAAGCTTAAAGATTATGCCTTTATTCACTTTGAGGAGAGAGATGGTGCTGTTAAG GCCTTAGCTGAAATGAATGGTAAAGATTTGGAAGGAGAACAAATCGAAATCGTCTTTGCCAAACCCCCTGATCAGAAGAGGAAGGAGCGGAAAGCTCAGAGACAAGCAGCCAAGACCCAGAT GCCTTTCTGGGACTTCCCCAggtatgatgattattattactatggCCCAccacacatgcctcctccggcaagaggaagaggaagaggaggcagGGGAGGCTTTTCATATCCCCACGACTACTACGGCTACGAGAATTACTATGATTACTACGGCTACGACTATCACAACTACAGAGGAGGCTATGAAGATCCATACTATGGGTATGAAGACTTTCAAGCCAGAGGAAGAGGTGGTCGTGGAAACCGTGGTTCTGCACTTTCCAGGGGACGTGGAGCAGCCACTGCCAGAGGACGAGCCAGTTTCTCCCAGCGCGGAGCCCCAGGATCCAGCAGAGGTGCACGTGGGTCCAGAGGAGGAACTCAGCAGAGAGGCCGTGTG GCACCTTGTGGAAGAAATGGACCAAAG cAGGGAAAGGGGGTCGAGGCTGGTCCTGACCAGTTACAGTGA
- the syncripl gene encoding synaptotagmin binding, cytoplasmic RNA interacting protein, like isoform X7 — protein sequence MKTYRQREKQGTKVSDSNKGPDEAKIKALLERTGYTLDVTTGQRKYGGPPPESTHSGAQPSVGTEIFVGKIPRDLFEDELVPLFEKAGPIWDLRLMMDPLSGLNRGYAFVTFCTKEAAQEAVKLCNNNEIRPGKHIGVCISVANNRLFVGSIPKSKTKEQIVDEFAKVTEGLNDVILYHQPDDKKKNRGFCFLEYEDHKTAAQARRRLMSGKVKVWGNVVTVEWADPIEDPDPEVMAKVKVLFVRNLASTVSEELLEKTFSQFGKLERVKKLKDYAFIHFEERDGAVKALAEMNGKDLEGEQIEIVFAKPPDQKRKERKAQRQAAKTQMPFWDFPRYDDYYYYGPPHMPPPARGRGRGGRGGFSYPHDYYGYENYYDYYGYDYHNYRGGYEDPYYGYEDFQARGRGGRGNRGSALSRGRGAATARGRASFSQRGAPGSSRGARGSRGGTQQRGRVAPCGRNGPKQGKGVEAGPDQLQ from the exons ATGAAGACGTACAGGCAGAGGGAGAAGCAGGGGACCAAAGTGTCAGATTCTAATAAAGGACCAGATGaggcaaaaatcaaa GCTTTGCTTGAGAGAACTGGATACACCCTTGATGTGACAACAGGCCAGAGGAAGTATGGTGGTCCCCCTCCAGAATCAACCCACTCAGGTGCACAACCCTCCGTTGGCACAGAG ATTTTTGTGGGAAAAATCCCTAGAGATCTCTTTGAGGATGAGCTAGTCCCGCTCTTTGAAAAAGCAGGGCCTATATGGGACTTGCGTCTAATGATGGACCCACTCAGTGGCCTGAACAGGGGTTATGCCTTTGTTACTTTTTGCACTAAAGAGGCTGCTCAGGAGGCAGTTAAGTTG TGTAACAACAATGAGATACGCCCTGGCAAACACATTGGCGTGTGCATCTCTGTCGCCAATAATAGGCTGTTTGTGGGATCCATCCCCAAGAGCAAAACCAAGGAGCAGATAGTTGATGAATTTGCCAAAGTTACAG AGGGGCTGAATGATGTAATTTTATACCATCAGCCTGATGACAAGAAGAAAAATAGAGGTTTCTGCTTTTTGGAGTATGAAGATCACAAAACAGCAGCACAAGCACGGCGTAGGTTGATGAGTGGCAAGGTGAAGGTGTGGGGAAATGTGGTGACTGTGGAGTGGGCCGACCCCATTGAGGACCCTGACCCAGAGGTTATGGCCAAG GTTAAAGTACTTTTTGTAAGAAACCTTGCAAGCACTGTATCAGAAGAGCTCTTAGAAAAAACATTCAGCCAGTTTGGCAAGCTGGAAAGGGTCAAGAAGCTTAAAGATTATGCCTTTATTCACTTTGAGGAGAGAGATGGTGCTGTTAAG GCCTTAGCTGAAATGAATGGTAAAGATTTGGAAGGAGAACAAATCGAAATCGTCTTTGCCAAACCCCCTGATCAGAAGAGGAAGGAGCGGAAAGCTCAGAGACAAGCAGCCAAGACCCAGAT GCCTTTCTGGGACTTCCCCAggtatgatgattattattactatggCCCAccacacatgcctcctccggcaagaggaagaggaagaggaggcagGGGAGGCTTTTCATATCCCCACGACTACTACGGCTACGAGAATTACTATGATTACTACGGCTACGACTATCACAACTACAGAGGAGGCTATGAAGATCCATACTATGGGTATGAAGACTTTCAAGCCAGAGGAAGAGGTGGTCGTGGAAACCGTGGTTCTGCACTTTCCAGGGGACGTGGAGCAGCCACTGCCAGAGGACGAGCCAGTTTCTCCCAGCGCGGAGCCCCAGGATCCAGCAGAGGTGCACGTGGGTCCAGAGGAGGAACTCAGCAGAGAGGCCGTGTG GCACCTTGTGGAAGAAATGGACCAAAG cAGGGAAAGGGGGTCGAGGCTGGTCCTGACCAGTTACAGTGA
- the syncripl gene encoding synaptotagmin binding, cytoplasmic RNA interacting protein, like isoform X6, with protein MATEHINGNGTEEPMETSAAVTHSEHFQTLLDAGLPRKVAVKLDEIYIAGLVSHSDLDDRAIEALKEFNEEGALQVLLQFKDSDLSHVQNKSAFLCGVMKTYRQREKQGTKVSDSNKGPDEAKIKALLERTGYTLDVTTGQRKYGGPPPESTHSGAQPSVGTEIFVGKIPRDLFEDELVPLFEKAGPIWDLRLMMDPLSGLNRGYAFVTFCTKEAAQEAVKLCNNNEIRPGKHIGVCISVANNRLFVGSIPKSKTKEQIVDEFAKVTEGLNDVILYHQPDDKKKNRGFCFLEYEDHKTAAQARRRLMSGKVKVWGNVVTVEWADPIEDPDPEVMAKVKVLFVRNLASTVSEELLEKTFSQFGKLERVKKLKDYAFIHFEERDGAVKALAEMNGKDLEGEQIEIVFAKPPDQKRKERKAQRQAAKTQMYDDYYYYGPPHMPPPARGRGRGGRGGFSYPHDYYGYENYYDYYGYDYHNYRGGYEDPYYGYEDFQARGRGGRGNRGSALSRGRGAATARGRASFSQRGAPGSSRGARGSRGGTQQRGRVGKGVEAGPDQLQ; from the exons ATGGCCACAGAGCATATAAATGGAAACGGTACTGAAGAACCAATGGAGACTTCGGCTGCAGTTACCCATTCAGAACACTTCCAGACATTATTAGACGCTGGGTTACCTAGAAAAGTTGCTGTCAAACTAGATGAAATTTACATAGCAG GTCTGGTCTCACATAGTGATCTTGATGATCGGGCAATTGAAGCTCTAAAGGAATTCAACGAAGAAGGTGCTCTGCAAGTCCTCCTGCAATTTAAAGACAGTGACCTTTCACATGTTCAG aacaaaAGTGCCTTTCTCTGTGGAGTTATGAAGACGTACAGGCAGAGGGAGAAGCAGGGGACCAAAGTGTCAGATTCTAATAAAGGACCAGATGaggcaaaaatcaaa GCTTTGCTTGAGAGAACTGGATACACCCTTGATGTGACAACAGGCCAGAGGAAGTATGGTGGTCCCCCTCCAGAATCAACCCACTCAGGTGCACAACCCTCCGTTGGCACAGAG ATTTTTGTGGGAAAAATCCCTAGAGATCTCTTTGAGGATGAGCTAGTCCCGCTCTTTGAAAAAGCAGGGCCTATATGGGACTTGCGTCTAATGATGGACCCACTCAGTGGCCTGAACAGGGGTTATGCCTTTGTTACTTTTTGCACTAAAGAGGCTGCTCAGGAGGCAGTTAAGTTG TGTAACAACAATGAGATACGCCCTGGCAAACACATTGGCGTGTGCATCTCTGTCGCCAATAATAGGCTGTTTGTGGGATCCATCCCCAAGAGCAAAACCAAGGAGCAGATAGTTGATGAATTTGCCAAAGTTACAG AGGGGCTGAATGATGTAATTTTATACCATCAGCCTGATGACAAGAAGAAAAATAGAGGTTTCTGCTTTTTGGAGTATGAAGATCACAAAACAGCAGCACAAGCACGGCGTAGGTTGATGAGTGGCAAGGTGAAGGTGTGGGGAAATGTGGTGACTGTGGAGTGGGCCGACCCCATTGAGGACCCTGACCCAGAGGTTATGGCCAAG GTTAAAGTACTTTTTGTAAGAAACCTTGCAAGCACTGTATCAGAAGAGCTCTTAGAAAAAACATTCAGCCAGTTTGGCAAGCTGGAAAGGGTCAAGAAGCTTAAAGATTATGCCTTTATTCACTTTGAGGAGAGAGATGGTGCTGTTAAG GCCTTAGCTGAAATGAATGGTAAAGATTTGGAAGGAGAACAAATCGAAATCGTCTTTGCCAAACCCCCTGATCAGAAGAGGAAGGAGCGGAAAGCTCAGAGACAAGCAGCCAAGACCCAGAT gtatgatgattattattactatggCCCAccacacatgcctcctccggcaagaggaagaggaagaggaggcagGGGAGGCTTTTCATATCCCCACGACTACTACGGCTACGAGAATTACTATGATTACTACGGCTACGACTATCACAACTACAGAGGAGGCTATGAAGATCCATACTATGGGTATGAAGACTTTCAAGCCAGAGGAAGAGGTGGTCGTGGAAACCGTGGTTCTGCACTTTCCAGGGGACGTGGAGCAGCCACTGCCAGAGGACGAGCCAGTTTCTCCCAGCGCGGAGCCCCAGGATCCAGCAGAGGTGCACGTGGGTCCAGAGGAGGAACTCAGCAGAGAGGCCGTGTG GGAAAGGGGGTCGAGGCTGGTCCTGACCAGTTACAGTGA
- the syncripl gene encoding synaptotagmin binding, cytoplasmic RNA interacting protein, like isoform X5, whose product MATEHINGNGTEEPMETSAAVTHSEHFQTLLDAGLPRKVAVKLDEIYIAGLVSHSDLDDRAIEALKEFNEEGALQVLLQFKDSDLSHVQNKSAFLCGVMKTYRQREKQGTKVSDSNKGPDEAKIKALLERTGYTLDVTTGQRKYGGPPPESTHSGAQPSVGTEIFVGKIPRDLFEDELVPLFEKAGPIWDLRLMMDPLSGLNRGYAFVTFCTKEAAQEAVKLCNNNEIRPGKHIGVCISVANNRLFVGSIPKSKTKEQIVDEFAKVTEGLNDVILYHQPDDKKKNRGFCFLEYEDHKTAAQARRRLMSGKVKVWGNVVTVEWADPIEDPDPEVMAKVKVLFVRNLASTVSEELLEKTFSQFGKLERVKKLKDYAFIHFEERDGAVKALAEMNGKDLEGEQIEIVFAKPPDQKRKERKAQRQAAKTQMYDDYYYYGPPHMPPPARGRGRGGRGGFSYPHDYYGYENYYDYYGYDYHNYRGGYEDPYYGYEDFQARGRGGRGNRGSALSRGRGAATARGRASFSQRGAPGSSRGARGSRGGTQQRGRVQGKGVEAGPDQLQ is encoded by the exons ATGGCCACAGAGCATATAAATGGAAACGGTACTGAAGAACCAATGGAGACTTCGGCTGCAGTTACCCATTCAGAACACTTCCAGACATTATTAGACGCTGGGTTACCTAGAAAAGTTGCTGTCAAACTAGATGAAATTTACATAGCAG GTCTGGTCTCACATAGTGATCTTGATGATCGGGCAATTGAAGCTCTAAAGGAATTCAACGAAGAAGGTGCTCTGCAAGTCCTCCTGCAATTTAAAGACAGTGACCTTTCACATGTTCAG aacaaaAGTGCCTTTCTCTGTGGAGTTATGAAGACGTACAGGCAGAGGGAGAAGCAGGGGACCAAAGTGTCAGATTCTAATAAAGGACCAGATGaggcaaaaatcaaa GCTTTGCTTGAGAGAACTGGATACACCCTTGATGTGACAACAGGCCAGAGGAAGTATGGTGGTCCCCCTCCAGAATCAACCCACTCAGGTGCACAACCCTCCGTTGGCACAGAG ATTTTTGTGGGAAAAATCCCTAGAGATCTCTTTGAGGATGAGCTAGTCCCGCTCTTTGAAAAAGCAGGGCCTATATGGGACTTGCGTCTAATGATGGACCCACTCAGTGGCCTGAACAGGGGTTATGCCTTTGTTACTTTTTGCACTAAAGAGGCTGCTCAGGAGGCAGTTAAGTTG TGTAACAACAATGAGATACGCCCTGGCAAACACATTGGCGTGTGCATCTCTGTCGCCAATAATAGGCTGTTTGTGGGATCCATCCCCAAGAGCAAAACCAAGGAGCAGATAGTTGATGAATTTGCCAAAGTTACAG AGGGGCTGAATGATGTAATTTTATACCATCAGCCTGATGACAAGAAGAAAAATAGAGGTTTCTGCTTTTTGGAGTATGAAGATCACAAAACAGCAGCACAAGCACGGCGTAGGTTGATGAGTGGCAAGGTGAAGGTGTGGGGAAATGTGGTGACTGTGGAGTGGGCCGACCCCATTGAGGACCCTGACCCAGAGGTTATGGCCAAG GTTAAAGTACTTTTTGTAAGAAACCTTGCAAGCACTGTATCAGAAGAGCTCTTAGAAAAAACATTCAGCCAGTTTGGCAAGCTGGAAAGGGTCAAGAAGCTTAAAGATTATGCCTTTATTCACTTTGAGGAGAGAGATGGTGCTGTTAAG GCCTTAGCTGAAATGAATGGTAAAGATTTGGAAGGAGAACAAATCGAAATCGTCTTTGCCAAACCCCCTGATCAGAAGAGGAAGGAGCGGAAAGCTCAGAGACAAGCAGCCAAGACCCAGAT gtatgatgattattattactatggCCCAccacacatgcctcctccggcaagaggaagaggaagaggaggcagGGGAGGCTTTTCATATCCCCACGACTACTACGGCTACGAGAATTACTATGATTACTACGGCTACGACTATCACAACTACAGAGGAGGCTATGAAGATCCATACTATGGGTATGAAGACTTTCAAGCCAGAGGAAGAGGTGGTCGTGGAAACCGTGGTTCTGCACTTTCCAGGGGACGTGGAGCAGCCACTGCCAGAGGACGAGCCAGTTTCTCCCAGCGCGGAGCCCCAGGATCCAGCAGAGGTGCACGTGGGTCCAGAGGAGGAACTCAGCAGAGAGGCCGTGTG cAGGGAAAGGGGGTCGAGGCTGGTCCTGACCAGTTACAGTGA